From the genome of Clavelina lepadiformis chromosome 2, kaClaLepa1.1, whole genome shotgun sequence:
CTGCAATTCTGGtctacaaaacatttttttaatctcTGCTCAACTCCTTTTGTCTTTTGCTGAATGTTTCTTGTTAATTTCATACCCCGTTAAATTCCCAGTTAAAGAGCCCCAGAGCTGATGGTGGAACAATCGACTCTGGAAAAGCTGTAGCAGTGATAACCACAGTGGAGTTGGTCGCTTGTACAGAGTGTGGTGTAGTGAGTGGGGATATGCTTTGTGCTTGTATTAGCAGTGTAAATTGTAGCAGTGCTGTAAAATGAACGTTACAACATTTAACACACAACTTACTCAtaagaaatttgcaacaatgaacattttgcaatatgCAACCGCTATTCATGTTTCTGCTACCGTGGaatgcattaaaaatttgtacCAATAATACGAACTTATGTCGAAAGTTTAAAGCGTAGAGTATGTTAGAGATAGAAATATTAGCGAATTAAGAAATTTGCAGAAATTAGTAAAAGTCGCAAATTACTTCTTGTTGTTACCTGACACAAACAAAATCGGGCTGAACATTTCCTTTAGTGGTCACAAGCACTGttaatgtcaaaattattaaaaatcaaatcGCTAGAAAACAACGTAGATTCCAATACCAGCAACGATGTAACCTAAAAACTGAAAATGCCTTGATATTAGGCTAAGTTGTTTCAGACAATGCTTGAATTTCTCTTACTTATACATTACGTCCTACCCACATAACGGGTCTAATATACAAGTGTACAACCACATGATACCTTCGTATACTAAACCTAAGCTACTCAAAGCTActtgtataggcctactagaCCAGAGGAGAGTTAATACTTGTACCAATACAGTTTACCAAACAGCACCTGTTTCTATTCTTAACTTAACGTATATGTCTGTACGTGACAAACCATTAGAAGTAAAATCGGCATAAGTTTAAAATGGAAACATTGAGTGATTATTGCAAACCTGATCAACAAACATCAACTCATCACCAAACGTCATTTCCTTTCAAATGATTGCCGCAAATGACGTTTCGTGGTTAAACTTgctgtgatgtaataatcgTAAACAGGATACGAGCTTAATCAGCAGATTGGTCGTGACTCTGAGTCAGCAATATTAACTCAACCGTTTCGTGTCTATTTTTCAAGCAATGCATCGAGCTGACGCGAAGACGGTAAAGAAATCCTGTCAACCTTATGTCACTTAAATCCTGTTGCATGACACAGATACACAAAAACGAATTTGTTCATCGTGTGAGCCGGATGTTATTCAGCCACCCGGACTATACTGTAGATATTGGGGCATGAGTAGAGCAGCCACTATAGGCTGTGCTGTCACCCAAAGCTCCCTGGGCGTAAGTCATGTAGGGGTCATGATAGATGGAGCAGTCGGATAAGTTGGTCTGCGCTTTTATCCTCACAAGCCGCAGAGCTTGCTATTTCCGGTTTGTACAGAGTTGGTCGTGACCGAATGTCACCCACTTGCAGGTGATTGTACAAATATGACGTAACCCCGTGACCCTGGCCGTGCTGGGCTTCCACACTTCGATGGGAGAGTTGGCAGCATTGTTGTGTAGGTTATAAATGAGTATAACATAGACGCTtcctcaaaatatttttgttggaaTAAAACATAGTTTTTATCTCATTTGTGAAATGCACAGCTCGAATTTAGACGACAGAAAAGGAAAACGGAACCATAACTTGCacaagaaatattctttatatAATTATTCAACGTTGTTCTcagctttgaaaaaaaaccttaaaaaaattttttatggtAAAACCGTTGTTGGTTGTTGATAAACTTAACGGCAAGTTTGAAATAATGATGCATTTCCTGAATGTTTCCCGGTCATTGGTAATgtttcatttcttttaaataattaCCAAAAGTAGGATAGGCTTCTTGTGTGCTTGGCaacaataaaattcttttgGGCATTGTAGAAACGcaataaaacattgttttatgACGTTTACGTTATCAATCAATTGGTTCAATAATAATCAACTTAAATCCTTGACTAACTTCATACAGGCCACTATGACCGAAAAAAAGTatcgaatcaaagaataaataaaatcaatacaTTTTTATTCGCTTAAACTTCTAAACTTTCTCATGATATTCATCACAGACGGTGCCTTTCGCGCCAGCACTTTGCCCATTCAGTGTATTTTCCGCCGACTATTATCTACCCCATGAGGTGTTAAAATAGTTACAAAGACCGATATCCGAAACATTGTTTTAAACTGTGCAAGGTCCTTATGTTTTTTTCCAGAGATGAAAGCAATATAGCAATATATGAAAGCGCTAAATGCAAACATTATTTACTTcatgaaaacaaacatttccTCTTGTTTCCAAGCGATGCACAATGACGACAAATTACGTCATGTTATGCCATTTATAGAAAGGTAATAAcgaataataatatttttaaaacaatttcattattATAAGTGGTCTTACTAGTTTAACAGAATATATACAGATTGTATTAAAAGAACATTTAAAACATGAATCAAATAGGATTATTGAAATGCTTCGATTTTCAAACTTACAAGGTTAAATTTCAATAAGTTTAGTTAGAATTTGCAAtataagttgttttaaaaaaacttgtcATATTGCATCTGTGTTGCCTGCTATTGGCAATTCCCTTCAATTCACCTCTGATGGAAAATGTGTTTGGAGAGAACATGATGAGTTTCAATAAATTACAAGTTTTTTACTTCTTCGTAAGGACCTTCAAGAGATTTACTTTGCTTCGATCCCTGCGAAGCATTCTTGTCAGTTTAAAGTTTAGGGTATTCTTGGGTTAACTGTAATTTGAACTCGTGTCTTCATGCTGTGTATCATTGTACTTACCCCAGTGTTGAACTCCTTATTCAAATCAATATATCCAGCATTGTCTAAACAGATTGACAAGTGGTCACAGCAATACATAGCTTTTATGcagttttcattatttttgttttatttcaaatgaatGTGATTATAATGATCGTGCTCGAGAATTCTACTTTTAATTGCTTTCTGTTTGTTGAATAGCtcaaaatgcttcaaaattgAACTCAATTCAACAATCTTACCAACTGAAGGACCGACTTCGGCATATTGTTCTTGAGATTCCTGGTTGAGTATAAGAGAATACAATCAATCACTTGAATAACTAAGCAATTAACTTCACCTATAATACGTGCTCCAAAAATATAAGAAGTATAAAAACTATATTTATGCAAAAAGCCTACCGGgatgttttcaattttgttcGGTTCAATATAATCACTTTCATCTATCaacaaaacattcaaaaagtgaataaaaataagtaataaaacacacaattcaaaaaacaatttttaattgacGTTTCTGAAAACTTTTCCAAGTCTAATAATTCTATTTATGTTGTCTATACTCACCCTGGATGGCTTGGCTGCTTGTCATGTTAGTGTTCGTGGTTGCACCTGCGACAAATTGTTCGCAAAGGTGTTAAATTAAAGCAACACTCATGTTCAGggtttaaatattatttttcttgCAGGAATTCCACTTGCTCAGGTTAtcttattttataaaaaggcAAAGAATGTAGAGATACTTTATATGGAAAACGTTTGCGTAGCATTTTCGTTTCTGTGTTGGTTTAAGAATCCATAAGGTAGTTCAGATTTACTTactgttatttttcttgttaggtGCCTGTCTCCATTTGAAATAGGCATAGGCAGCTGCTACACTTAAAATAAGGGCTGCAGCACCACAACTAATCCCAACAATTGCACCGGTGGAAAGCCCTGATGCTGCAGGATTGTCAGGTGAAATTCCACTGACTTTGATTTCAAACGAGATTGAAACAGTATTAGGGAAATAAAAGGTGTTTGAGGATTGTACGATAAGGACGTATGCTCCATGATCCAAACTAGTTACCTggaaaataacataaaatagaaCGTGCTttgtctttttatttttgtacatAAACTTTTACTACTTGTGTTCTGTAGAATTCAAAGGTCTGCATTTGACCAAAGGCAGTTATAGCCATGGAACCATCGCTTGTCACCGTTTGACCTGAGAAATAAAGAACAGAAAAATCAAATCCTGTTCATTTTGGAGGGGAAAGGCAATTTTATCTCATCAATGacttaatatattttttatttattttgtgtgtatatattttgtatatagctattatcacaaaaatatcggagacaacaaaatgtttccaaGTGATGCTTCTATAACCAAGACTCCTGGGAAAATAAGATACATGTGCAAACGTACACGTCCAGTTAATCTATTTGAAACAATGGACCTTGTGGTGGGCGGTTTGTGCCTagactttatttttacaatgtcTATTAGCACCGTGTATGGCAACAAATTGTATTGTATAAATTGTACaaattgtaaaagtataaattGAGGTGTTAAAGACGACCCTGTACCATTTCGGGCGAGTGATATGAACCGAGATCTTGGATTTGAGAAAAACTTCACTGCGCAAGTTCCATTTTGAGTGACATTCCAATTGCAAACTTGAACTAAATTCTGTTGAGGAGCAActgaaaataacaaatttttaaaatgacatttttattaaatttaaatgtatGTTGTCGGCTTATAATAAAACAGAGTATGCAAGCGAAATATAAGcgataaaaatcaaaataaaaattgaaaatatgaaaaataaatttacataacattaaaacaaatttctttttaccACGCAAAGCTACAAATTACAGTTGCACTGAAAACACCTGTAAAATATTAGCAAGCACACAACGTTGACTGATGAAcatgaaatgaaaatatattttaagctTAAAATCCATGACTCACATAACACATAAAGTTTATATCCTGACGATCTTCCACTTGCAGGATAGACATCAGTATAAGGAGTGACAGCCTGACATGAGActactttgttgttgtcacTTCTTTGTATTGATGAGAGCATATATGATTCTCCCTTTTTAAGTAGAAATCATTTTCATTAATGCACCTCGGGCACACGTTTTaagcaatttcaaaatttatgttGTAACTTTTTTTGCTTGGCTATTAAAACGGCGGATGACATTGCATTACATAAATTTCAGTTTCAAACTTGCCTTTGTGGTAAAATAGTGGTCGTCGCCAACATAGAATTTCGAATTATTTCCTGCAGGAATGACATCATTGTATTGACAAGTCAGATTCACATCATTGCCTTCAATTACAGTCAAGTTACCGTCTTCAGTTAAAATGCTTACCAGGGTAACGTTCGGTGCTGGATAAAAATTAGTAATATATTCAAAGCTGTTAGTTTTGATTCATAGatacaattttttaaacaaatgttggatcttttaatgattaattttcatttttggatAAGTTGTAGCATATTCCAATATTAGCAATAGCAAGATCAAGACAACAGACAGAGGATGTTGAAAGCTTTCAAAACTTAGCAAGTGAGCAGAGGTATTGACGATCGATGTTCAAGAACTTGGTTAAAACGGGATTCTTGTTGAAATTTTATCTTGTTGTAAATTAGTTAAGAGAAGAAAGTAGAATTTGGCTAAAAATATAGATTAGTTTATGTTGCTCGTTTGAATTTTCGAAAAAAAGTGATTTTAAacgttataaaatttttttacgaACCTGACCAACATTGCAAATCATTCTGACCACTCCATTCTGCTGAAGCTCGACAAGTGGTAGCATTAGTTGTCGGCATTGTACCGTTTGAGTAAAACAATTCTCTTTGGTTCGGACAGACAAAATTCCCCGATGCGTTAAACGTTTTGAAAGTTGTAttcacaaaaacatcaaatggCAAAGAGGAGTTgcaatttgtataaaaacCAACATTTTTAGTTTCCATAAAGATATTGGTACAAAAGCAGccacaattacaaaacaatgagAGTTGTTAAAATTCGATGCATGTAATATTTTGTTGACAAAAGTATttattgttaaacttttacattTATAGATAAATTACATATGTTATCATTAAGTTGATAAATTACAGTATGAAGGCGCATTACTGATATCTTAGAAATTCGTCATATTTTCAACGTAGGCTTAATTATGTCAATGTTATACTTGCCCTGTACACTACGAACGACGGTACCGGGAGTTGTAACATCTATGCAAAGCATTGTGATATTTAATCTCCCCGCTACTAACggttgagttattttcaatgtGGTTGTTACGTGGTTTGTGCCATTGATTGTTTGTTCATTGCAAGTGATTCTGTCGTAAGTGCCAGGAGCTGGAGCTTCACATCTTTGTGCGACGTAAAACCGAGCTCCACTTCCTCCGTCCAGCTCTCCCCCATAGAACCATGAACAAGGGCTGTCCATTGATCCAGGAAATTGCGCAGTTACAAGGAGATTGTTGAAACCAGTTGCCAGTGGGTTGTACGGAGGATCAGTGCTGATTATGACGGCAGCTGCGTGATGTTCCGTGGTGAAATAAACCAACATATAGAAACATAAACAgcttaaatttcttttatttaatttaggAAAGTGAAAGTATCAAAAACTTTCGGGTTCACGACAACCCAAGTTATTTATGAATTAGATTTGATTATTATGTTTTGTGATGCTAAAAGTTTTTTGCCTATCtccatatttgttgttttgaaatatttatatccacgttaaattttgtttaatatttacttgCCATATTTTAATATAGGCCTAATGATAATTGTGGTAAACGTGAtgatttattttgctataacAACTAACTAATTTGTAACAACgtagttaaaataaaactttataacgagaaaattttatcaaaccgCAAGATTTATGATTTACTGCAAGATTTATAACACATACTGCATTTAGTCTATATACTACTGAGATCAATTTACCTCTTATAGTCAGTGCAATAGATTGTCTTGTAACATTAAGATCACCAAGTTCAACCTGATACCCATCTTCTTCAGCTCTAAGTCGTGCAATTGTGAGCTGTGTGGTGAAGATTGATGCTGATGATGAAGTCGCACTGGTGGATATAAATAATGTACATAATTAACATCATCCAGGCACCGCAATTCATTTGAAgtcattttatattaaatactCAACGACATGTGCAAAGCTTCATTCCATTTACTCGCCTGACATTTATTCGACCAGAGTAGATGGAAAAATCCAGAGCAGTAGCAACGGTGGGGTATGGGCCATATCCTGCATGGGCAACCCTGACCTGTAAAAGTACTTGCATTAAATATGTTACTTTAATTAAGAAAACCTTGTTTGAGcttataataattaacattGAATAAACAAGAATAAAACCACAGTAATTGGTAGACATCATCCTGTTATGAATGAATACATGCCCCATTAAATTTCCAGGCAACAATCCAGGTGGTGTTTCCTCCTGATGAGATCACCGATGATGGCGGTGAAACTGTAGCAGTGATAACTACAGTGGAGTCGGTTGCTTGTACAGGGTGTGGTGTAGTGAGAGGTGATATGCTTTGTCCATATATAAGCACTACACTCAGCATAATCACTGTAAATACAAAGACCAAAGcataaacattttccaatCTTTACTGCCGGGAAAGTTTTCAATCTTGCTGCCCCCGtcgtaatttttaaaaatggtgCATAATACGTCACGCATATACAGACGGTGACATTCTATTCTActgtgtttttttctttttttttgttgttttttattacatCAACTAAAACATAGATATCTAGAGGACATAGGCTTTGAAAGTAGCTTAACCCAATAAAGTCGTTTATGACTTCACAAATcaatttcattgtttgttttattatgacgtgatatttatttttattttttttattttattatttttattggactttttattttttcacaacCCTGATTTTCGATGACTCAGCGCTTTAGGTCTGGTTTTTCTTTCACTGTATTTCAATCTGATGACCAATCAAATAAACTGATGAAAAATCAAGTTGATAATATTATGATAAAAAtcacaagaaaaatatttaaactaaaGTTTCCTATCAATCATCCTTAGCCATAGATCTGTCTGTtgaagtttataaaaaatacaaattgtggaatttgtaacattttttagaCATGCATGTCAATggttaacaataaaataaagagaATTTTACCTGATAATCGTACTGCGATGTTTTTCATTGTTCACGATCCAACGATCCAGTCGTTTATAACAGCTGGAAAGCGCACTTGCCGCCTTGTATGCACAATGGGTCATTTATCGActggcaaaatattttaacaagtatgaaTTGGCTTAGCAACCATAAAAAGCTTTTTGTCTTCAATTAATGTCTCGTAATTGCTAAAACTTCCAACGAAAGGCCGGTACCGTTACGTACATAATGTTATGTTGAAAGTGATGAGTTAGTAGAAAAGCAATAAAGGCAAATTTAAGTAAAACCAACTACAAATAGTGAAAAGTTCAATTTATAATTTATGCAAAGTGACTAATTGTGAAAAACCTAGCTTTTTCAAGTttaaagataatattttttaaacttcggAAAGTTCCaaaattagaatttttttGTCGCATATAACGTATATTCAGCACAATTTCAGTTTTGGACCTTTTTTCTTTCTCCAATTTCGAGATCTcgttaaattttattcacGACGGGATTGCacttttttaaacaatgctCCCTATAATATGAATCCTCAGGAATTTATGAAAACGCTTTTAATCAAAACCTGTTTAAAAAACGTGCAAACTGCCAGATGTAGTTTCATGGAAAATATTTCGCAAATGGGATTTCAGCAAAGTTGCAGCCGGGGTTGCCGTCAAGGGCAAGGTAAAGTACCAGGATAAGCTTGGTTTAGCTCAGTAATATGTGTCTTAGATATACTTCATGCTTGCGTGGCCTGAATAAAAGTTTCACGATTCGTCGTGAATTCGCGTTATGCTGAAGCTTAAGTGAAGCAGATGGCCGAAAGTgatttattgttaaaaag
Proteins encoded in this window:
- the LOC143446241 gene encoding uncharacterized protein LOC143446241 isoform X1, which translates into the protein MLSSIQRSDNNKVVSCQAVTPYTDVYPASGRSSGYKLYVLFAPQQNLVQVCNWNVTQNGTCAVKFFSNPRSRFISLARNGQTVTSDGSMAITAFGQMQTFEFYRTQVTSLDHGAYVLIVQSSNTFYFPNTVSISFEIKVSGISPDNPAASGLSTGAIVGISCGAAALILSVAAAYAYFKWRQAPNKKNNSATTNTNMTSSQAIQDESDYIEPNKIENIPESQEQYAEVGPSVDNAGYIDLNKEFNTGGSKQSKSLEGPYEEVKNL
- the LOC143446241 gene encoding uncharacterized protein LOC143446241 isoform X2, with the translated sequence MSILQVEDRQDINFMCYNLVQVCNWNVTQNGTCAVKFFSNPRSRFISLARNGQTVTSDGSMAITAFGQMQTFEFYRTQVTSLDHGAYVLIVQSSNTFYFPNTVSISFEIKVSGISPDNPAASGLSTGAIVGISCGAAALILSVAAAYAYFKWRQAPNKKNNSATTNTNMTSSQAIQDESDYIEPNKIENIPESQEQYAEVGPSVDNAGYIDLNKEFNTGGSKQSKSLEGPYEEVKNL
- the LOC143446144 gene encoding uncharacterized protein LOC143446144 gives rise to the protein MKNIAVRLSVIMLSVVLIYGQSISPLTTPHPVQATDSTVVITATVSPPSSVISSGGNTTWIVAWKFNGVRVAHAGYGPYPTVATALDFSIYSGRINVSATSSSASIFTTQLTIARLRAEEDGYQVELGDLNVTRQSIALTIRAAVIISTDPPYNPLATGFNNLLVTAQFPGSMDSPCSWFYGGELDGGSGARFYVAQRCEAPAPGTYDRITCNEQTINGTNHVTTTLKITQPLVAGRLNITMLCIDVTTPGTVVRSVQGKYNIDIIKPTLKI